Below is a window of Humulus lupulus chromosome 2, drHumLupu1.1, whole genome shotgun sequence DNA.
CCGTAACTGATAAATTTTCATATTATCATAGAAATCGCTAAATCTTTTTCTCTGAATTATTTATAGAAACTTTACATCAAGTCAAGCTAAAATAGATAGCTTTGATTATCCTCTGAAGATCATACATATCATCATATAGGCTGAGGATTAAATAAAAGCATTTACTTTTGAAGACGTAGTATGTCGACCTAAGGAGAGCGAGCAAGAGAGAAAATATTCTTATTTACCATCCTGAATGAGTTCAAAAAATCTTAGCAGATATGTAGAAATCTTATGATACCTCAAACAAGTGCGCTAGCAAGAACGCCAAGGGGGGTTGAAAAAACCTACACAAAAGATAAAGAATTTCATCACCATTGAAAAGAGTGTAGATAGTTAGAGAGGGAGATATTAAGTACCAAAAATAGGAGTGACAAGAAGCTTGTTTTTTGGAACTTGGAGGGCAAAAcaagaaatagaaagaaaaaaacttaaaaacagaAAGCTAAAAAGCACCAATGAGAAATTCAGTCTTCACTTTTTCCATTTTAACAAGGCAATTCTCAATTTTCATGATAGAAAAAACACATGTGAACAACATTAAGTTTAACTACCGATACATGTATGCTTGCTCAATCTTTAGTCAATTGTATCAAGGAAtccttttttcttatttttccctCCACTAAGTGCTGAATTGATTTAGTTGTACATCCAAGCATTAAACTAGTGCGCTAACTGGACTAGCAAAGCCATGCATCATCATAACCATTCTCTAGGCTATCAATTTCCTGGTTTCACAATGCACAAGTTCCTTGTTTCATACATTCCTAAAGAAAATGCAACAGACAAAGCATGCACCCCTTCCCGGAGCTCCTTCCCAGATAACATAAGAGCACCAGGATGCAGACTGAATGCGCAAATCACACACAAGTTTAGGAGTTAAACAGAAACCATAAAAAGAAGAGATTAAAGTACTATATCTATTGCCTACTCTTCATCAAGAGAAATAGTTTGAGATTAATTCTCAGTACCTTCTTTTATGGATCTTGGTGTAAGGCTTCATACACCATAGCCTACATGCATTGGGATCCAAAGGCAACATCCCCAGGCAAGCACAATTTCGCCACAGGAGGACTGCCATGCATTCAATGAATTTTGCAGCCAGTTACTATTAAATCAAGGACAATGATCACTCAGTTCTTCTATAGATTTACATATACAAACATCCAAGTTAATCTGACCAGAGGAATTGAGGAAACGAAATGGAACCAGAAGAAAATCCATTGGAGGAAAACCTTCAACCCTCCCCGGGAAACATTCTGCTAGCGAGCTCAACCTGAGAGTGCTCTTTCCTCGTTTCAAAACAAGATCATACACAAACTTTCTTTTCAAAGAACTTGATGCCATACATGTAACCATTACTGTGCTCCCAATGCTTTCAGTGCCCTTGTTGAGAAGGAAAAGAGCACCATCATCCTCTGCCTGAAGAACAAGAAATTGTTCATTCATACTCAAGGAAACAGCCAATGGGCTGTTGTACCTGAAGCGCCTTCCTGAATCCCAATGCTTACCACTGAAATGAAGTGACAGCTGTTCAGATGAGCTGACAAAATTGCAATCGGGAAGTGGGCAAGCACATGGTGCAAAGAAGCATGTCTCATTGTGGTCATTATTCCTCATATAGTCAACTCTTTCATTGCAACCATAGTCTTTGTTTCGGCATGGTGTTCTGACTGATTCAACTATCAGTTCAATATCCCCACGCACAATATCCttactcttgagaaaaatgggCATATTTGGCTGGGAAGATGAATACCAAATTAATTGTACAAAATTCTAAAATGACATACATTCAAAAAAGAGGCCACAATACTTAGTAAGAAATCCTTGAAATAGTATAAGAATTCACAATTTACACTTTcattttcaaatttcttttatttttaaagggGGCATTTGCGGCATAACCCCCTGATCTTAAGGGTTTGTTGTATTGCAGCCAAGCACTTTTGGTTGTTAAATAACAACTAGATCCGTTAAGTGCCAGCGAGGACACACGTGGCAATATTGTATTGGGTCATGTGTtgaatacttaattatttatttaaaaacttttatttattatatcgTTGGTATATTACTATTCTAAGGGGGATGGGTAGGAATTGAACCCATGACTTCCTCTAAGAGAGAAGAGTTATGATAAGCAATATTGTACTAGGCCATgtgttaaataaaaaatcaataattaaaacTGGGAAGGAGAGCATGAGTTATGATAAGCAATCTGATAGcaacatacaaagaaagggaAATGAGGGTATATTACCTCTTGATTAGCCTTCATCTGTCCTCCATTATTAACCTATAAAATTTGACTCTGTTAAAACATACTTGCTAATTAAATATGGTTAGTAACTAAAGAAATGGGTTAAAAAAATTGTATACCAGAATGCATACTAACTGCTATCTTTGCAGCCAGTCTTAAAGCAACAAAAATGGCTAAGCTAAACTAAATCTTTTCCAAAGTATAACAACACAATGTCTATGCCAGCCCAATATTAAATCAAAAAAGGTGAAGGCTAAAGCTTTTCCAACTAAAAGAACATTAAGTGTGATATGTTGTGGGCCCATAAATGATCAGCAAACATTTTAGCAAGGAGCCAAAATCTTCTCTCCTTTAAAATATCACGTTGAATCACCAGGCTACTTACAGATTGGACAAAAATGGAATTTTAAGGCTATGTAAATAAATCGAATACATGATATCCCAAGAATGAAACATGATAAATACCTGGTTCCCCTCGTGTGAAAGGAAAGGATCATGCTCAATCCCATTACTTATATTGCTTGCTGGTAGGCTATCTGGTTGGCCACTGCAGTCAAAAGACTCTGCAACAACACCTCTCTCCTTGAAAACCACCTGCACAACCACACAAATTATTTCATATCCACACATTAGCTTGATAAGTAGAAAATGTAGAGAGTACCTGTCCACAACCATAACCACCAAGCTCTCTTTCTCGTTTTTCTCTTTCAGTGATTTCATCCTCCCCCCATAAAGATAAGCATGGACACACAGCTGGAGCAAGAGCATTTGTTCCTTCTATGGAGATTCTTTCATAATAAAAGAGCTGCAAAAAAATCAAAGCTATAAACAAGGCACTGTATGGCTATCAAAAGACTGCTAATAAAATTCTACATTACCTGTAGAAAAAAAAGACAGCCACCAACAGCACGTTGCTTCCCTTGACGAAAGCGTGCTACCTCCCGAACTAGGCGGTCAAGTAGGAATTTCCCCCAGTTGTACTGATGGATGACACTCATATTTGTTAAGAAGTGAAGGAATGAAGGGCTTACATCCAGTCTTGCTGTTGGAGATAAAAGCGTACCCAGCGCATAAAGAACAAAGGATCTTTTAAAATCCTCTCCTGCTTCAGACACTGCCAACCTCTCTTCTAAAAGGCGAACTGATATACCTCGATTGGTTGCATTATAACTATGCCGCAAGTCTACAATCAAGTCATCTGGCCCTGAGTTCACCACATCTTTCCCCCGAGCAGCTAATCCCATCACGAACTCCACATCTTTAGGAGTTAGAGGAATACAATCATCACAAATCTCCAAGCTGCATCGCGTCGTATTAAATCTTTCCAACAACCAAAGACACAAACTACGGCGGAGAGTCCGGCATCTAAGATGAAGGAGGCTTCCAAATCCCATGCACTTGACTGCCTCTTTTTGTTCAGCTGTAAGGCGTTGCAGCACGTTGAATAAGCGGCCAGGAGAGCATCTTGTGACTAGCTTAGTCTGCTATTTTTAAGTCAGAGAATAATCTAATCCAATTCCCAACACCACCCCCCTCCTCCTCTTATCCcccattaaaaaaaacataacttaccTGCTCCCTTGGTTTGGAAGGTCGGGCAGGAGCTGCACTCAAGTAGTTATCCCATACCTCCCGAGCACGACTGGTGTATTTTGCTTTCTCTTCAAGGCACATTGACTTCCACACCTCAGATGCTGCTTTTGTTGCCTGCAATATACAATTCAGTAATAAATTACATGTTTCAACATTTTTTCACGAACACATCGATGCAATGAAAATGAGAGGCTCACAGCTTTTAGGCCAGAGGACTCAGGATGGGAAGCACTGTACTCCTTGATAAACTCTCGGCTGCAGTAATTTACTTGAAGAATCAACAAGACAGGAAAAAAAAACCCAGTAAACTATGGACCAAATCCGAAAGACCCAGAGTCTTACCTAAAATACACCCACGAGCATGTTGGACGAGGAGTGGTTACttgcttctttttcttcttcgttCTACTCTTCTCTTTCGAAACAGAATGCTCATCAACGTTTCCTTTCACCATTGCAAGATCTCCTTCACTAGAGAGCTAATTGTTtggatttggaagcattgtaaATCACATTTCTTTATCTAATATAATCAAGGGAGAAAcacagacatatatatatatatataaacatatatataggTATGTTTACAAAGTCACAATGGAAAAGAAACTAAATGTCTGGGAAGGAATAAGATGAAATATATGGTGACATCTGAATCCCTTTGTTGTGTTTATCCTCTTTTAGAAATTGAGAATGGAATCAACCTAGCCTAATTCCCTTTAAAAGTTTATACATACCTATTAGCAATCAAGAAATAAACTCGACAACCAAAATATCTTTGTATATGAATTATCTATTagacaaaagaaatataaaagtgATGGGTACATACATCATATAAATTCAGTGATAATGCGAAATTAGTGGCTAGTTGAAATGCTTCTAGAGGAGAAACCTAAGAATATAGAGAGATTCATAAGTGAAGAATGACTACTATTATATTTTCACAATAACCTTCAAAACCCACATACAGAAACCGAAGAAAATAAGTAAAAATAACCCTGAATTTCAAAGACATACAAAGTAAGTTGAAGAGTGAGTTTGAAGAGAACAGAAGAAACCTGGCGAACAGGGACAGTCAAGGCTTCATCATGGTCGGTGAAGCAAACGGACATAGAGCCGTTGCTGATAGGAGCGGAGCAATCAGAACCCAGCCCCTGGAGGATGTGGCAGGATTCGGGTCTAGTAGAGGCCTTCTGAGCTTCAGCTCCATCTCCATTTTGCGCTTCTTCTCCGTGGTCCTGGTCAGGTTGGATCCCAAGGTTGCGTCTCTTGTGTTTGGGGCAACTGGTTTCTAGTTCGCCATCATAATCGTCTCCGTGCATTCCTCTCTCAACCTTCTTGTACGATAATCTGACACTACCTTCTTCTCCCTTCATTTTtccttttttgtttgttttttggtCGGAACACAGAAAATATCACATCGGAAATGAAAGCAAAGTTTGCTAGCCACAAGGGGCTAGCTCCCATAAAGAAAAAGGGCCTGAACTTGGTCTGTTTCGGCCCCAATCAGCAAGGAGAAATTTGCCGAAATGGCTACTCCAGGAATTGAAATTAGCAAAATAgcattttattttgtttagttattaattttattaaaatatgatgATGTGGCGTTAATTAAATGCATTAATAAAATGGCTATAAACAAtattacataaataaaaataaaaggcaTTTAAGAGAGCTCTAAGAGAAGTTGCATAGACCCATAGAAAAATCTAATCTACGTGGATGTCTCAGAGAGTGCCATTAGTGCCGACTTAGTGCGTGAGAAAAGCCGTGTCCAGCACCCcatatactatgtaagcaaaagattCCTCGGAGTAGAGTCCATATACCTGCTCATGGAGAAAATGACATTTTGCCTAATGGTAGCTTCTCGGAAGCTAAgaccctatttccaagcgcaTCAGGTATTCACGAACCATCTCTtacggcaggtcctccaaaagtTGGAGTCATCTAGGAGACTCCTGAAGTAGTCGGTCAAACTTAGTCAGTTTGACATTACTTATCACCTGAGGACTGCCATAaaaggacaggccctggcagatttcatcgtcgaatgtaCGGGAAACCACTAAAGACCTGGGGATGCCTCAGTGGTTCAACCCACAAGGAAGTTATACCATGATGGATCGTCGAATGAAAATGGTGCTAGAGTAGGCCTCATTTTGGTAGCCCTCGAGGGACACAGGGTTCACAGCGCCCTAAGATTTGGGTTTGAAGCTTCAAACAATGTAGCAAAGTATGAGGCGCTTATTGTTAGGCTTCGAGTTGCACTTGAGCTCAAGGGCGAGAGCCTTGAGATTTTTAGTGACTCGCAGCTTGTAGCCAATTAGGTACTTAGGGAGTACCAAGCCCAAGGAACCAAAATGGTCGCTTACTTGGCGAAGACCCAAGAATGCTACACAGCTTCAAAAAATCCACCATTCGAAAAGTGCCATGGGAACATAACTCTAACGTTGATGCCCTGGCCAAGCTAGCAACCACCAAGGATGCTGAGCTAATCAATGTAGTTCCCATTGACTACTTGGCTTCTTTGAACATCTCAGCTCCCAAGGAAGTGGAAGCAGTCCAACCCCCCGGGACGGTTGGATGGATCCCATAGTGAAATATCTTGTCTCCTGGGAGTTACCGCAGGATAAGAAAGCAGCTCGGAAGCTGCTTTACCAGGTGCCTCGCTATGTCATCATGGATACCAAACTGTAAAGGCAAGGATATTCGTCGCCCTTGCTCcgatgtgtgtccaagcaagaagccagtcAAATACTCtaagaagtgcatgagggctttcGGGGACCACGCTGAGGAGTAGAGCCTAACTAAAAATatcttgagacaaggatacttttgagCCACCATGAACGGAGACACGATGgactatgtcaagaaatgtgacaagtagcAACGCTTCTCCAACATACCtcaagctcctccaaatgagctcacctAGATGAAAATTCCTTAGCTCTTTGTGGTATGGGGCATTGACCTTATCGGGTCATTGCCCACAAGAAAAGGAGGATTGAAGTATGCAATACTAGCGgtcaactacttcaccaagttggttgaggccgagccactcgctacaatcacttccaagaaggcacTGGACTTCGTTATCTAGAACATTGTTTTCCGCTACGGgctcccaaggaagatagtctctgacaatggcATGTAGTTTGACAGTGAGGTTTTCACGGACTTCTGTTAGCGACACGAGGTTATGAAGAGCTTTTCCTCTGTGGCCCACTCGCAGGCAAACGTGcaggtggaagcagtcaacaagacgctcaaagccgccttgaagaaaaggcttgaacaggCAAAAGACGCTTGGCCcaaggagctgcctagggcattgtggagttacCGCACCACTACCAAGACCTCCATTGGCCACTCGCCATTCTCTATGGccatgggtatgaggccatgctccCGGTTGAGGCAGCAATTTCCATGCATTGACAGGATATATATGATCCGACCACAAACCACGCTTTACTCTAAGAGTCCCAGGACCTTGTGGATGAGCTCTGTGAAGCttctcaacttcgagtagcatcctaccagtAGAAAGTAGCAATATATTTCAACTTTAAAGTGAtggatagaaagtttggggtcggagatctggtgttgcaaagagtcttcttagccacccgagaccccgaTGCGGGAGTGCTGGGACCTAATTGGTAGGGCCCATACAAAGTTGAGAGCGTTGTATGTCTAAGGACATACAAATTAGCCCGACTGAATGGGAAATTAATACCCCACGCttggaatgtcgagcatctttGGCGGTATTACAAGTGATATGAGcactaaaattattaatttttgaaatcttCGTGTAGCCTCTGAGCACAATTAATAGAAACCGTGTAGACAAAACATGGTAAAAAAAATCAAGAGATTCTGCTTATATTTCTCAGTTTCCTTTATTATGTATGTGCTACTCGTAGAGCATCCGCTCGCTAGCCTGGCCAAGTGAACGCAGACTTCTCCGATCACTTTGGGGGCATGGAGTTGAGGCAGCCTCGCAGAGTACCATGACTCGCGGAGGATGACCTacgaaactaagcttgtcaaaagCAAAGAACCTAGTGTCAATACCCCAAgaatagaaaaacctaggaaactaagaaGTCTTGAGTCCATGACCTAAGAAACTAAGCTTGTTCAAAGCAAAGTAGGCTTAGCATTTAGAGACTGAGGACTAAGAATCCTAGTAGCATGAGAACGGGCTTAGGTCACCTCTCGTGGACATTGCACCTGAGGAGCACTAACCAAGTCCCTTGATCTCGAGATGCAAACGAAAGACCAAGTCCTCTATACTTGGTCATGAGGCATGGACTTGGGTTACCTCCCATAGACACTAGGCCCGAGGAGCACTGACCAAGTCCCCAGTAAGCCGCAAGAAAAAATAGCATCAGGAAGTCGATGACTTAGGAAGCTAAGCTAGTCGATGAGTGAAGCGTCCGTAATGTCATGAGACCCCATAGCTAATTGTCTTGAGAAATACCTAGTGCCAAAGAGATCCTAGTAACACGAGAATGGATTTAGCATATTCTCCCGAGGACAGCGTGCGCCcgaggagtaataaccaaatcatgATCCTCGAGATGTGAACGGAAGCCCAAGTCATTCGTACTCGAGCACGAGCCTAAGTCGCCTAAGACTTAAGTAGAATACTCTGGGGGACCTTGCACTAATTTCCCCAAAATAGTGCGAGAATGGACTTAGGGTTACCTTTTGTGGATTCCGTACCTGAGAAATAATAACCAAGTCCCTCGATCTCGAGATGTGAATTGGGGCCCGAGTCACTTGCACCGAAGTTAGGAATCGAACCTAGGAGTAAAAAATCCAAGTAGCGCGAGAATGGGCTTAGGGTTACCTTCTGTGGATTCCGTGCCCGAGATGTTATAACCAAGTGCCTCGACCTCTAGATGTGAATTGAGGCTCGAGTCACTTGCACTTGGAGTCAGGAATCGACCCTAGGAGTAAAATACCCAAGTAGCTCAAGAATGGACTTAGGGTTACCTTTCGTGGATTTCGTGCCCGATAAGTAATAACCAAATCCCTCGATCTCGAGATGCGAATTGGGGCCCAAGTCACTTGCACTCGGAGTCAGGAATCGACCCTAGGAGTAAAAAACCCAAGTAGCATGAGAACAGACTTAGGTCACCTCCTGTGGACATTGTGCCCAGGGAGAAATGATATATCCTATGATCTCAAAATGTGAACGGATGCCCGAGTCATTGGAACTTGGAGCTAGACCTCGAGTGCTAAAACTTGAGTGTCGTGAAAAACCTAGTCTAAGGGCAGGGAAATCAATTACTAGAACCTAGGATGATGAGTTCACGACTTCCACATGATTAGGTCCCGAGTTGTGTACTCGGGGGAAAATTAGCCCAAGCTGACCCACCAGTGACCACGTACCCGGGCGGCAGGTAGCTTAGTGTGAATGACCTCCTAAGGGCCCGAGTCATTGGAACTCGAGGACACAGGAAGACATTAAAGTTActtttgttgaccacgattttggccaacgacgagtagacgtcaaaactacaataaacattcaagagaaaaatacgacactaataattttatagtggttcagccccaatttattggtaatagcctaatccacttggacttgtgatatatagatcctacacttaagatcagatgaacttgagccaactgattttcttaagtgtaagtagaaaaatacatagtttctctctctaaattcTCTCCgataatgccccaagaatgccccaagtaacaattCCAAAGtgtcaaaactagagagttttttctcagtct
It encodes the following:
- the LOC133818563 gene encoding uncharacterized protein LOC133818563 isoform X1, which produces MKGEEGSVRLSYKKVERGMHGDDYDGELETSCPKHKRRNLGIQPDQDHGEEAQNGDGAEAQKASTRPESCHILQGLGSDCSAPISNGSMSVCFTDHDEALTVPVRQLSSEGDLAMVKGNVDEHSVSKEKSRTKKKKKQVTTPRPTCSWVYFSREFIKEYSASHPESSGLKAATKAASEVWKSMCLEEKAKYTSRAREVWDNYLSAAPARPSKPREQQTKLVTRCSPGRLFNVLQRLTAEQKEAVKCMGFGSLLHLRCRTLRRSLCLWLLERFNTTRCSLEICDDCIPLTPKDVEFVMGLAARGKDVVNSGPDDLIVDLRHSYNATNRGISVRLLEERLAVSEAGEDFKRSFVLYALGTLLSPTARLDVSPSFLHFLTNMSVIHQYNWGKFLLDRLVREVARFRQGKQRAVGGCLFFLQLFYYERISIEGTNALAPAVCPCLSLWGEDEITEREKRERELGGYGCGQVVFKERGVVAESFDCSGQPDSLPASNISNGIEHDPFLSHEGNQVNNGGQMKANQEPNMPIFLKSKDIVRGDIELIVESVRTPCRNKDYGCNERVDYMRNNDHNETCFFAPCACPLPDCNFVSSSEQLSLHFSGKHWDSGRRFRYNSPLAVSLSMNEQFLVLQAEDDGALFLLNKGTESIGSTVMVTCMASSSLKRKFVYDLVLKRGKSTLRLSSLAECFPGRVEGFPPMDFLLVPFRFLNSSGQINLDVCICKSIEELSDHCP
- the LOC133818563 gene encoding uncharacterized protein LOC133818563 isoform X2; its protein translation is MKGEEGSVRLSYKKVERGMHGDDYDGELETSCPKHKRRNLGIQPDQDHGEEAQNGDGAEAQKASTRPESCHILQGLGSDCSAPISNGSMSVCFTDHDEALTVPVRQLSSEGDLAMVKGNVDEHSVSKEKSRTKKKKKQVTTPRPTCSWVYFSREFIKEYSASHPESSGLKAATKAASEVWKSMCLEEKAKYTSRAREVWDNYLSAAPARPSKPREQTKLVTRCSPGRLFNVLQRLTAEQKEAVKCMGFGSLLHLRCRTLRRSLCLWLLERFNTTRCSLEICDDCIPLTPKDVEFVMGLAARGKDVVNSGPDDLIVDLRHSYNATNRGISVRLLEERLAVSEAGEDFKRSFVLYALGTLLSPTARLDVSPSFLHFLTNMSVIHQYNWGKFLLDRLVREVARFRQGKQRAVGGCLFFLQLFYYERISIEGTNALAPAVCPCLSLWGEDEITEREKRERELGGYGCGQVVFKERGVVAESFDCSGQPDSLPASNISNGIEHDPFLSHEGNQVNNGGQMKANQEPNMPIFLKSKDIVRGDIELIVESVRTPCRNKDYGCNERVDYMRNNDHNETCFFAPCACPLPDCNFVSSSEQLSLHFSGKHWDSGRRFRYNSPLAVSLSMNEQFLVLQAEDDGALFLLNKGTESIGSTVMVTCMASSSLKRKFVYDLVLKRGKSTLRLSSLAECFPGRVEGFPPMDFLLVPFRFLNSSGQINLDVCICKSIEELSDHCP
- the LOC133818563 gene encoding uncharacterized protein LOC133818563 isoform X3, translating into MVKGNVDEHSVSKEKSRTKKKKKQVTTPRPTCSWVYFSREFIKEYSASHPESSGLKAATKAASEVWKSMCLEEKAKYTSRAREVWDNYLSAAPARPSKPREQQTKLVTRCSPGRLFNVLQRLTAEQKEAVKCMGFGSLLHLRCRTLRRSLCLWLLERFNTTRCSLEICDDCIPLTPKDVEFVMGLAARGKDVVNSGPDDLIVDLRHSYNATNRGISVRLLEERLAVSEAGEDFKRSFVLYALGTLLSPTARLDVSPSFLHFLTNMSVIHQYNWGKFLLDRLVREVARFRQGKQRAVGGCLFFLQLFYYERISIEGTNALAPAVCPCLSLWGEDEITEREKRERELGGYGCGQVVFKERGVVAESFDCSGQPDSLPASNISNGIEHDPFLSHEGNQVNNGGQMKANQEPNMPIFLKSKDIVRGDIELIVESVRTPCRNKDYGCNERVDYMRNNDHNETCFFAPCACPLPDCNFVSSSEQLSLHFSGKHWDSGRRFRYNSPLAVSLSMNEQFLVLQAEDDGALFLLNKGTESIGSTVMVTCMASSSLKRKFVYDLVLKRGKSTLRLSSLAECFPGRVEGFPPMDFLLVPFRFLNSSGQINLDVCICKSIEELSDHCP